In a genomic window of Plectropomus leopardus isolate mb chromosome 6, YSFRI_Pleo_2.0, whole genome shotgun sequence:
- the klhl22 gene encoding kelch-like protein 22 isoform X2, producing MNTHNSVNSRQTKGMKPEHRHPAMAEDGKLSPMGGRACSSGRPGRQTYKSSAHFRSLLDGLLALRQSGILFDVVLMVEGRPIQAHRILLAASCDYFRGMFAGGLRETQQKEIPIHGVSHLAMKKILDYIYTSEIELDLECVQEVLIAATLVQLEIVIGFCCDFLFSWLDESNILEVHDLADLYGLQQLNARVHSYILRNIQTLSRSDVYRQLPQDQVFSALSSDELQVNSENEVYEAALHYHYSPVQVETDQVYLQDNLKMLDAVRFCLIEKQVLQRLHGRLNQCPLKDSVSAALKYHEQEIWQPVLQTPLTQPRSTFRCILGFGGMFTSSSLTDSEHLFQVFHPSWREWRTLTAAHAPRMSNQGIAVLNNFVYLIGGDKNTSGFRAETRCWRYDPRHNSWCNIQPLQQQHADHCVCVMGGHIYAIGGRDYSNELDTVERYDPHTNTWEFLSPLKREVYAHAGAVLDGKIYITCGRRGMAYLKETYSFDPVANHWSACAEGPVERAWHGMTAVNGRVYVIGGSNDERGYRRDVLKVACFHPEANSWSLLTPLPAGHGEPGIAVLDSRIYVLGGRSHDKGNRMKYVHVYDTDTDEWENETEFRERVSGLAACVVLISPAVIAEARSWEQRTKASWEEVDIDNSEDSSED from the exons ATGAATACTCATAATTCAGTTAatagcagacagacaaaagggATGAAGCCTGAACACCGACACCCTGCCATGGCTGAGGATGGAAAGCTGAGTCCAATGGGAGGACGCGCCTGCTCATCAGGCCGCCCGGGCCGACAGACCTACAAAAGTTCAGCCCATTTCCGCAGCCTGCTGGACGGCCTGCTGGCGCTCAGACAGAGTGGCATCCTGTTTGATGTGGTGCTGATGGTGGAGGGTCGACCCATCCAAGCCCACCGTATACTTCTGGCAGCCTCTTGTGATTATTTTAG GGGAATGTTTGCTGGAGGCCTTCGAGAGACACAGCAGAAGGAGATCCCAATTCATGGAGTATCTCACTTGgctatgaaaaaaatactcGACTATATCTACACGTCAGAGATCGAGTTAGACCTGGAGTGCGTGCAGGAAGTCCTGATAGCTGCCACGCTAGTACAG cttGAGATTGTCATCGGCTTTTGCTGCGATTTCCTTTTCTCCTGGCTGGATGAGAGCAACATTTTAGAGGTCCATGATCTGGCTGATCTGTACGGACTGCAACAACTTAACGCCAGGGTCCACTCCTACATCCTCAGGAACATCCAGACTTTGTCTCGCAGCGATGTGTACCGGCAACTTCCCCAAGATCAAGTCTTCAGTGCGCTGAGCAGTGACGAGCTTCAGGTGAACAGCGAAAACGAAGTGTACGAGGCGGCGCTTCACTACCACTACAGTCCTGTGCAGGTGGAAACTGACCAGGTCTACTTGCAG GACAACCTCAAGATGCTGGATGCTGTGCGTTTCTGCCTGATTGAGAAACAAGTGTTGCAGAGGCTGCACGGCAGACTGAACCAGTGTCCACTAAAGGATTCTGTGTCAGCCGCCCTAAAGTACCATGAGCAGGAGATCTGGCAACCCGTCCTGCAGACTCCTCTCACCCAGCCACGGTCTACCTTCCGTTGTATACTGGGCTTTGGGGGGATGTTCACCTCCAGCTCCCTCACAGACAGCGAGCATTTGTTTCAAGTGTTCCACCCAAGCTGGAGGGAGTGGAGGACTCTCACTGCGGCTCACGCTCCCCGGATGTCCAACCAGGGCATCGCTGTGCTCAACAACTTTGTTTACCTAATCGGAGGAGACAAGAACACCAGTGGATTTCGTGCAGAGACCCGCTGCTGGAG atATGACCCTCGTCACAACAGCTGGTGCAACATCCAGCCTTTGCAGCAACAGCATGCTGaccactgtgtttgtgtgatgggCGGCCATATTTATGCCATCGGGGGACGGGACTACAGCAATGAACTGGACACAGTGGAGCGCTACGACCCGCACACCAACACCTGGGAATTTCTATCACCCCTGAAGAGAGAG GTGTACGCCCATGCCGGAGCAGTGCTGGatgggaaaatatatataacgtGCGGGCGCAGAGGAATGGCGTACCTCAAAGAAACCTACAGTTTTGACCCTGTGGCCAATCATTGGTCAGCATGTGCAGAGGGGCCGGTGGAGCGGGCTTGGCACGGCATGACTGCTGTAAATGGACGTGTTTATGTTATTGGTGGAAGCAATGACGAGCGTGGATATCGGCGTGATGTCCTGAAG gtgGCGTGCTTTCACCCGGAAGCCAACTCTTGGTCTTTACTGACCCCCCTCCCCGCGGGACATGGAGAACCCGGCATAGCCGTGCTGGACAGTCGCATCTACGTCCTGGGAGGACGCTCTCATGACAAAGGCAACAGGATGAAATACGTCCACGTGTACGACACCGACACAGACGAGTGGGAGAATGAGACGGAATTTAGGGAGCGTGTCTCCGGCCTGGCAGCCTGCGTGGTGCTCATATCCCCTGCTGTGATCGCCGAGGCCAGGAGCTGGGAGCAGCGCACCAAGGCTTCATGGGAAGAAGTGGACATTGACAACTCAGAGGACTCTAGTGAGGACTGA
- the klhl22 gene encoding kelch-like protein 22 isoform X1, producing the protein MNTHNSVNSRQTKGMKPEHRHPAMAEDGKLSPMGGRACSSGRPGRQTYKSSAHFRSLLDGLLALRQSGILFDVVLMVEGRPIQAHRILLAASCDYFRGMFAGGLRETQQKEIPIHGVSHLAMKKILDYIYTSEIELDLECVQEVLIAATLVQLEIVIGFCCDFLFSWLDESNILEVHDLADLYGLQQLNARVHSYILRNIQTLSRSDVYRQLPQDQVFSALSSDELQVNSENEVYEAALHYHYSPVQVETDQVYLQVSPKDNLKMLDAVRFCLIEKQVLQRLHGRLNQCPLKDSVSAALKYHEQEIWQPVLQTPLTQPRSTFRCILGFGGMFTSSSLTDSEHLFQVFHPSWREWRTLTAAHAPRMSNQGIAVLNNFVYLIGGDKNTSGFRAETRCWRYDPRHNSWCNIQPLQQQHADHCVCVMGGHIYAIGGRDYSNELDTVERYDPHTNTWEFLSPLKREVYAHAGAVLDGKIYITCGRRGMAYLKETYSFDPVANHWSACAEGPVERAWHGMTAVNGRVYVIGGSNDERGYRRDVLKVACFHPEANSWSLLTPLPAGHGEPGIAVLDSRIYVLGGRSHDKGNRMKYVHVYDTDTDEWENETEFRERVSGLAACVVLISPAVIAEARSWEQRTKASWEEVDIDNSEDSSED; encoded by the exons ATGAATACTCATAATTCAGTTAatagcagacagacaaaagggATGAAGCCTGAACACCGACACCCTGCCATGGCTGAGGATGGAAAGCTGAGTCCAATGGGAGGACGCGCCTGCTCATCAGGCCGCCCGGGCCGACAGACCTACAAAAGTTCAGCCCATTTCCGCAGCCTGCTGGACGGCCTGCTGGCGCTCAGACAGAGTGGCATCCTGTTTGATGTGGTGCTGATGGTGGAGGGTCGACCCATCCAAGCCCACCGTATACTTCTGGCAGCCTCTTGTGATTATTTTAG GGGAATGTTTGCTGGAGGCCTTCGAGAGACACAGCAGAAGGAGATCCCAATTCATGGAGTATCTCACTTGgctatgaaaaaaatactcGACTATATCTACACGTCAGAGATCGAGTTAGACCTGGAGTGCGTGCAGGAAGTCCTGATAGCTGCCACGCTAGTACAG cttGAGATTGTCATCGGCTTTTGCTGCGATTTCCTTTTCTCCTGGCTGGATGAGAGCAACATTTTAGAGGTCCATGATCTGGCTGATCTGTACGGACTGCAACAACTTAACGCCAGGGTCCACTCCTACATCCTCAGGAACATCCAGACTTTGTCTCGCAGCGATGTGTACCGGCAACTTCCCCAAGATCAAGTCTTCAGTGCGCTGAGCAGTGACGAGCTTCAGGTGAACAGCGAAAACGAAGTGTACGAGGCGGCGCTTCACTACCACTACAGTCCTGTGCAGGTGGAAACTGACCAGGTCTACTTGCAGGTCAGTCCCAAG GACAACCTCAAGATGCTGGATGCTGTGCGTTTCTGCCTGATTGAGAAACAAGTGTTGCAGAGGCTGCACGGCAGACTGAACCAGTGTCCACTAAAGGATTCTGTGTCAGCCGCCCTAAAGTACCATGAGCAGGAGATCTGGCAACCCGTCCTGCAGACTCCTCTCACCCAGCCACGGTCTACCTTCCGTTGTATACTGGGCTTTGGGGGGATGTTCACCTCCAGCTCCCTCACAGACAGCGAGCATTTGTTTCAAGTGTTCCACCCAAGCTGGAGGGAGTGGAGGACTCTCACTGCGGCTCACGCTCCCCGGATGTCCAACCAGGGCATCGCTGTGCTCAACAACTTTGTTTACCTAATCGGAGGAGACAAGAACACCAGTGGATTTCGTGCAGAGACCCGCTGCTGGAG atATGACCCTCGTCACAACAGCTGGTGCAACATCCAGCCTTTGCAGCAACAGCATGCTGaccactgtgtttgtgtgatgggCGGCCATATTTATGCCATCGGGGGACGGGACTACAGCAATGAACTGGACACAGTGGAGCGCTACGACCCGCACACCAACACCTGGGAATTTCTATCACCCCTGAAGAGAGAG GTGTACGCCCATGCCGGAGCAGTGCTGGatgggaaaatatatataacgtGCGGGCGCAGAGGAATGGCGTACCTCAAAGAAACCTACAGTTTTGACCCTGTGGCCAATCATTGGTCAGCATGTGCAGAGGGGCCGGTGGAGCGGGCTTGGCACGGCATGACTGCTGTAAATGGACGTGTTTATGTTATTGGTGGAAGCAATGACGAGCGTGGATATCGGCGTGATGTCCTGAAG gtgGCGTGCTTTCACCCGGAAGCCAACTCTTGGTCTTTACTGACCCCCCTCCCCGCGGGACATGGAGAACCCGGCATAGCCGTGCTGGACAGTCGCATCTACGTCCTGGGAGGACGCTCTCATGACAAAGGCAACAGGATGAAATACGTCCACGTGTACGACACCGACACAGACGAGTGGGAGAATGAGACGGAATTTAGGGAGCGTGTCTCCGGCCTGGCAGCCTGCGTGGTGCTCATATCCCCTGCTGTGATCGCCGAGGCCAGGAGCTGGGAGCAGCGCACCAAGGCTTCATGGGAAGAAGTGGACATTGACAACTCAGAGGACTCTAGTGAGGACTGA